The Helianthus annuus cultivar XRQ/B chromosome 15, HanXRQr2.0-SUNRISE, whole genome shotgun sequence genomic sequence AGGTGAGCACGCACAAGCTTTACAGGAAAATGCAATGTGTGCTCTTGCTAATATTTCCGGAGGTTTGTCTTATGTAATCTCGAGCCTTGGTCAAAGCCTTGAGTCTTGCACGTCGCCTGCACAGATAGCTGATACGTTAGGGGCTTTGGCTTCTGCTCTTATGATATATGACGTCAAAGCAGAAACTAATAAAGCATCGGATCCTACGGATGTTGAGTTGACGTTAATCAAGCAGTTTAAGCCGAATTTACCGTTTTTGGTTCAGGAACGCACAATAGAAGCTCTTGCGAGTTTGTATGGAAACGCTACACTCTCAAGTAGACTTGCTAATGCTGACTCGAAACGTTTGTTGGTTGGGTTAATCACAATGTCAACCAATGAAGTTCAGGATGAGTTGATAAGATCTCTACTTATACTCTGCAAAAACGAAGGTAGTTTGTGGTATGCTCTTCAGGGTCGAGAGGGCATTCAGATGTTGATTTCTCTTCTTGGACTTTCATCAGAGCAGCAACAGGAGTGTGCTGTTGCGTTGCTTTGCCTTTTGTCGAATGAGAACGATGACAGCAAGTGGGCCATCACTGCTGCGGGTGGCATACCGCCACTCGTTCAAATTCTTGAAACCGGCTCTGCAAAAGCTAAAGAAGATTCCGCAACAATTCTTGGTAATCTTTGTAATCACAGTGAAGATATACGAGAATGTGTTGAGAGTGCTGATGCTGTTCCTGCTTTGTTGTGGCTGTTAAAAAACGGAAGCTCAAACGGGAAGGAGATTGCTTCAAAGACGTTAAACCACTTGATTCACAAATCAGATACAACGACTATAAGTCAACTTAACGCATTGCTCACCAGTGAACTTCCGGAATCTAAGGTTTATGTTTTAGATGCTTTGAAAAGTCTGCTTTCCGCAGTCCCACTTACTGATTTATTACGTGAAGGTAGTGCTTCAAATGACGCAATCGAGACGATTATCAAGATTCTAAGCTCTACAAAAGAAGAGACTCGTGCCAAGTCAGCGTCGGCTCTTGCTGGCATCTTTAATGCTCGAAAGGACTTGCGTGAAAGCAGCATTGCCGTTAAGACGCTTTGCGCTGTGATGAAGCTCTTAAATTCTGAATCTGAGTACATATTGACCGAAACTTCCGGATGCCTTGCTGCAATATTTGTATCTATAAGAGAAAACCGTGACATGGCGGCTGTTGCTCGAGACACACTAACTCCATTGCTAACACTTGCCAGCTCATCAGTTGTCCAAGTTGCAGAACAGGCTCTATGTGCGCTAGCAAATCTTTTGTTGGACAACGAGGTTTCAGAGAATGTTGTTCCGGAAGATTTCATTATGCCTGCTACTAGAATTTTACATGAAGGTAATGCAACGGGTAGGACCCACGCAGCAGCAGCAATTGCTCGACTTCTCGACTCACGTCAAACAGATTCCGCCTTAACTGACTATGTGAATCGCAGTGGAACAGTTCTTGCACTTGTATCATTCATCAAATCCACTGAACGTGGATCTGCTTCGATGTCAGAGGCACTAAACGCACTCGCGATTTTGTCAAGACTGAAAGGTTCATCTGGGCACATCAAACCCGCATGGACTGTGCTCGCTGAATATCCAGATAGCATAAGCCCGATTGTTTCATGCATTGCTGGCGCGACTCCTCTGTTTCAAGATAAGGCGATAGAAATTTTATCAAGGCTTTGTCATGCACAATATGTAGTTCTAGGAAATGCGATCACAAACAGTTCTGGTTGCATTTCATCTATTGCAAATAGGGTGATCCATTCCTCGAATGCAACTTTGAAAATAGGTGGAACTGCACTTCTAGTTTGTGCTACCAAAGTCAATATTCAAAGTGTCATGGAGAATCTCCATGAAGTACAACTGCATACGCGTTTAATTCAGTCACTTGTTTCAATGCTAACTTTGCCGAAAGGTTCTCATTTGGGAGATATGGAGGATAAAAGTTCTGTTAGTATCCACAGAGGTTCAGAAGAAGCAATTACCAGTACATCAGTTATATATGGAAGTAATATTGCTATATGGCTACTATCTGCTTTTGCTAGTAATGATGACAAAAGTAAAGTTGAAATCGTGGAGGCTGGAGCTGTGGAAATCCTCACAGAGAGGATATCTCAGTGTTTGTCGCAATATGGTCAGGTACATACTAAAGTTTGTTAATTTCTTGTTATTCAAAACGTAACCAAATTTCTTGATGTCCTTTTTTTAGTTTATATTCCAACTTCCAAGTCTTccaaatatatatacataatgcATACTTTTGGTTAGggttgcaaacgaaccgaacgaacacaagCAAGACCTTGTTCGTGCTCGTTTGTTAAGGAagtatatgtgttcacgaactgttcatgaacacttaccgaacgagattctgttcgtgtttgttcattaaggaaatgaacgtgttcgttTGATAATTTTAGGTAATGAATGcaaacaaacgttcatgaacacaaatggataCAAACTAATGTccatgaacacaaatgaacacaaacaagcgtttaTGAATAGAATATATAATACGCtgatacttattaaatattttatttgtcagaattttgaagtatttaaataaaataaaaaatttaaaaacaataatgaactatcaaacacaaacgaacataaacgaacacgttactgAACGCTCACGAACATAAATACACGAACGCGGCCtccgttcatgttcgttcatttaactaaacaaacgaaatttcttgttcgtgtttgttcatttactaaacgaacgaacacagaCGAACTTCCCACCTAACGattcatgaactgttcgctgaacgttcggttcgtttacaacacTACTTCTGGTATATATTGCTCTCATTCCTAATGTTTGCAAATAATTGTGTTTTATGCAGTTTGACGGTAACGAGGATAGTAGCATCTGGATATGTGCACTACTGCTCGCAATTTTGTTTCAAGACAGGGATATAATACGTGCAAACGCGACAATCAAAGCCATACCGACCCTTGCTAGTTTGTTGAGGTCAGAGGAGTCAGCCAATAGGTATTTTGCTGCACAAGCTACCGCAAGCCTAGTCTGCAACGGAAGCAGGGGAACCCTATTGTCCGTTGCCAACTCAGGTGCTGCAGTCGGTCTTATTTCACTGCTCGGATGTGCCGATGCTGATATACATGATCTTCTCGAGTTGTCAGAAGAGTTTTCTTTGGTTCCTTACCCAGAGCAGGTTGCTCTTGAACGGTTGTTTAGAGTTGATGATATCAGAGTCGGTGCTACTTCTAGGAAGGCAATACCGGTTCTTGTCGATCTACTCAAACCGATTCCCGATCGTCCCGGGGCACCTTTTCTGGCACTCGGGCTGCTAATTCAGCTCGGAAACGACTGCCCTTCGAATAAGATTGTTATGGTTGAGTCCGGGGTTTTAGAAGCCTTAACGAAGTATCTTTCACTCGGCCCGCAAGAAGCCACTGAAGCAGCAGCTACTGATTTACTCGGTATTTTATTTAGCACTGCTGAAATACGGAGACATGAGTCTGCATTCGGTGCTGTGAGCCAGCTAATCGCTGTGTTGAGAATGGGTGGACGGGGTGCGAGGTATAGTGCTGCTAAAGCGCTAGAGAATGTATTTTGCGCTGATCACATTAGAAACGCGGATTCCGCCAGGCAAGCGGTCCAACCCTTGGTGGAAGTTCTAAATACCGGGTTTGAGAAAGAGCGGCATGCGGCTATCGCTGCGTTAGTTAGACTATTGAGTGATAATCCGTCAGGAGCTCTTGCTGTTGCAGATGTTGAAATGAACGCGGTCGATGTTCTTTGTAGGATTCTTTCGTCCGATTGTTCAATGGACTTGAAAGGTGATGCCGCGGAGTTGTGTTGTGTGCTTTTCGGAAATACACGAATCAGATCCACAATTGCCGCTGCTCGCTGCGTGGAACCTTTGATCTCCCTGCTTGTATCTGAGCTAAGTCCTGCACATCATTCGGTTGTACGCGCACTCGATAGACTCGTAGATGATGAAAATTTGGCTGAACTAGTTGCTGCACATGGTGCGATAATTCCTCTTGTCGGCCTACTTTATGGAAGAAATTATATGCTTCACGAAGCAAGTTCAAGAGCTCTTGTTAAGTTGGGTAAAGACAGACCTTCATGTAAGATGGAAATGGTGAAAGCTGGAGTGATTGAGAGTGTACTCGATATCCTCCATGAATCACCACCGGATTTTCTCTGTGCTGCTTTTGCGGAATTGCTCCGAATATTAACCAACAATGCTACTATAGCAAAAGGTCCATCTGCAGCAAAAGTAGTCGAACCTCTCTTCTTGTTGCTAACTAAGGCAGAGTTCGGACCCGACGGGCAGCATAGCGCATTACAGGTTCTCGTGAATATCTTGGAGCATCCGCAGTGTCGTGCTGACTATTCTTTGACTTCTCACCAAGCCATTGAACCGCTCATCCCGTTACTTGATTCTCCCGCTCCAGCGGTCCAGCAGTTATCAGCGGAGCTTTTGTCTCATCTGCTTCTGGAAGAACATTACCAGAAGGATCCTGTTTCACAGCAAGTAATTGGCCCGTTAATGCGCGTTCTTGGCTCTGGTATTCCCATTTTGCAGCAAAGAGCTGTAAAGGCTCTTGTCAGCATCGCAGTGACATGGCCTAACGAAATCGCAAAAGAGGGTGGTGTTGCTGAGCTGTCAAAAGTCATATTACTGTCTGATCCTTCTCTTCCTCACACGTTGTGGGAGTCTGCTGCTGCTGTTCTATCTAGTATTCTACAGTTCAGTTCTGAGTTTTTTTTGGAAGTGCCGATTGCAGTGTTGGTACGGTTACTTCGTTCAGGCTCTGAAGCGACTGTGATCGGTGCGTTAAACGCTCTTCTAGTACTTGAAAGT encodes the following:
- the LOC110912097 gene encoding protein CELLULOSE SYNTHASE INTERACTIVE 1; translation: MAATVGRAYSSSSNGSSLAANDQDRIGDTRPHDPEPATPLSLIKMGSRGVSNMEDPDGTLASIAQCIEQLRQSSLSAQDKEYNLKQLLELIDTRGNAFSAVGSHSQAVPVLVSLLRSGSLGVKMQAATVLGSLCKENELRVKVLLGGCIPPLLSLLKSTSVEARIASAKTIYAVSQGGAKDHVGSKIFSTEGVVPVLWKQLEKGLKGGHLVDDLLTGALRNLCSSTEGFWSATIQAGGEDILVKLLTADESSTQANVCFLLASMMMEDASVCNRIIDAEATKLLLKLLGPGNEAPVRAQAAAALKSLSAQCKEARKEITSSNGIPSLINATIAPSKEFMQGEHAQALQENAMCALANISGGLSYVISSLGQSLESCTSPAQIADTLGALASALMIYDVKAETNKASDPTDVELTLIKQFKPNLPFLVQERTIEALASLYGNATLSSRLANADSKRLLVGLITMSTNEVQDELIRSLLILCKNEGSLWYALQGREGIQMLISLLGLSSEQQQECAVALLCLLSNENDDSKWAITAAGGIPPLVQILETGSAKAKEDSATILGNLCNHSEDIRECVESADAVPALLWLLKNGSSNGKEIASKTLNHLIHKSDTTTISQLNALLTSELPESKVYVLDALKSLLSAVPLTDLLREGSASNDAIETIIKILSSTKEETRAKSASALAGIFNARKDLRESSIAVKTLCAVMKLLNSESEYILTETSGCLAAIFVSIRENRDMAAVARDTLTPLLTLASSSVVQVAEQALCALANLLLDNEVSENVVPEDFIMPATRILHEGNATGRTHAAAAIARLLDSRQTDSALTDYVNRSGTVLALVSFIKSTERGSASMSEALNALAILSRLKGSSGHIKPAWTVLAEYPDSISPIVSCIAGATPLFQDKAIEILSRLCHAQYVVLGNAITNSSGCISSIANRVIHSSNATLKIGGTALLVCATKVNIQSVMENLHEVQLHTRLIQSLVSMLTLPKGSHLGDMEDKSSVSIHRGSEEAITSTSVIYGSNIAIWLLSAFASNDDKSKVEIVEAGAVEILTERISQCLSQYGQFDGNEDSSIWICALLLAILFQDRDIIRANATIKAIPTLASLLRSEESANRYFAAQATASLVCNGSRGTLLSVANSGAAVGLISLLGCADADIHDLLELSEEFSLVPYPEQVALERLFRVDDIRVGATSRKAIPVLVDLLKPIPDRPGAPFLALGLLIQLGNDCPSNKIVMVESGVLEALTKYLSLGPQEATEAAATDLLGILFSTAEIRRHESAFGAVSQLIAVLRMGGRGARYSAAKALENVFCADHIRNADSARQAVQPLVEVLNTGFEKERHAAIAALVRLLSDNPSGALAVADVEMNAVDVLCRILSSDCSMDLKGDAAELCCVLFGNTRIRSTIAAARCVEPLISLLVSELSPAHHSVVRALDRLVDDENLAELVAAHGAIIPLVGLLYGRNYMLHEASSRALVKLGKDRPSCKMEMVKAGVIESVLDILHESPPDFLCAAFAELLRILTNNATIAKGPSAAKVVEPLFLLLTKAEFGPDGQHSALQVLVNILEHPQCRADYSLTSHQAIEPLIPLLDSPAPAVQQLSAELLSHLLLEEHYQKDPVSQQVIGPLMRVLGSGIPILQQRAVKALVSIAVTWPNEIAKEGGVAELSKVILLSDPSLPHTLWESAAAVLSSILQFSSEFFLEVPIAVLVRLLRSGSEATVIGALNALLVLESDDSSSSIAMAESGAIEALLELLRGHQCEDTAARLLEVLLNNVKIRETKATKLAILPLSQYLLDPQTQAQQARLLATLALGDLFQNETLARSSDAVSACRALVNVLEDQPSEEMKVVAICALQNLVMYSRSNKRAVAEAGGVQVVLDLIGSSDTDTSVQSAMFIKLLFSNNTIQEYASSETVRAITAAIEKDLWATGTVNEEYLKALNALFGNFPRLRATEPATLSIPHLLTSLKTGSEATQEAALDALFLLRQAWSACPADVSRSQSNAAADAIPLLQYLIQSGPPRFQEKAELLLQCLPGTLTVIIKRGNNMKQSVGNPSAYCKLTLGNTPSRQTKVVSTGPNPEWDESFVWSFESPPKGQKLHISCKNKSKMGKSSFGKVTIQIDRVVMLGAVAGEYTLLPESKSGASRNLEIEFQWSNK